A genomic region of Janthinobacterium lividum contains the following coding sequences:
- a CDS encoding UvrD-helicase domain-containing protein has translation MQNLLHNLNPEQLAAVTLPAQHALILAGAGSGKTRVLTTRIAWLIQTQQVSPPGILAVTFTNKAAKEMLTRLSAMLPINTRGMWIGTFHGLCNRLLRTHYRDAALPQTFQILDSQDQLSVIKRLLKANNIDDEKFPPKTVMYFINNAKDQGLRATDVEAYDAHERKMVELYQLYDDQCQREGVVDFAELLLRTYELLSRNQPLREHYQARFRHILVDEFQDTNNLQYNWLKLLAGHGSRDGGALFAVGDDDQSIYAFRGANVGNMSAFEHEFQVKNLIKLEQNYRSHGHILDSANVLIANNSKRLGKNLRTDAGHGEQVRVYEASSDLQEAQWIIEEAKSLIADGASRSEISILYRSNAQSRVIEHALFSAAIPYHVYGGQRYFQRAEVKHAIAYLQLMDNPHNDSAFLRVVNFPTRGIGMRSIEQLQAASEQYGISLYASVPYVAGKAGSVLAGFVKLIEGVRFETQQLSLPEMVRVVLEASTLLQHYQNEKEGADRIENLEQMVSAASQFISEEGFGQGAPAHLGPAAQAQSGAPVVNQDGIEILDADAPLPAVMSPLSAFLSHASLEAGDNQAQAGQDALQMMTVHSAKGLEFDNVFITGLEEGLFPHESSSKEDNGVEEERRLMYVAITRARKRLYMSFSQTRMLHGQTRYNMKSRFFDELPEESLKWLSPKVQANWFGNRKSAWDEAPKVASLGSDNAIAQKIAQKATGGGWRIGESVAHAKFGEGVIVNIEGGGGNARAQINFGQHGMKVLDLGIAKLERLGR, from the coding sequence ATGCAAAATCTTCTTCACAACCTCAATCCCGAACAATTGGCTGCCGTCACCTTGCCGGCGCAGCATGCGCTGATCCTGGCAGGCGCCGGTTCGGGCAAGACCCGCGTGCTGACCACCCGCATCGCGTGGCTGATCCAGACCCAGCAGGTATCGCCGCCCGGCATCCTGGCCGTGACGTTTACCAATAAAGCCGCCAAGGAAATGCTCACGCGCCTGTCGGCCATGCTGCCGATCAACACGCGCGGCATGTGGATCGGCACCTTCCACGGCCTGTGCAACCGCTTGCTGCGCACGCACTACCGGGACGCGGCCTTGCCGCAGACGTTCCAGATCCTCGATTCCCAGGATCAATTGTCGGTGATCAAGCGTTTGTTGAAGGCAAACAATATCGATGATGAAAAATTCCCGCCGAAGACGGTGATGTATTTCATCAACAATGCCAAGGACCAGGGCTTGCGCGCCACGGACGTGGAAGCGTACGACGCGCACGAGCGCAAGATGGTCGAGCTGTATCAGCTGTACGACGACCAGTGCCAGCGTGAAGGCGTCGTCGATTTCGCGGAATTGCTGTTGCGCACGTATGAATTGCTGAGCCGTAACCAGCCCCTGCGTGAACACTACCAGGCCCGTTTCCGCCACATCCTCGTGGACGAGTTCCAGGATACGAATAACCTGCAATACAACTGGCTCAAATTGCTGGCCGGTCACGGTAGCCGCGATGGCGGCGCCCTGTTTGCCGTCGGCGACGATGACCAGAGCATCTATGCGTTCCGCGGCGCCAACGTGGGCAACATGAGCGCTTTCGAGCACGAGTTCCAAGTGAAGAACTTGATCAAGCTGGAGCAGAACTACCGCTCGCACGGCCACATTCTCGACAGCGCCAACGTGCTGATTGCGAACAACAGTAAGCGCCTGGGCAAGAATCTGCGCACGGACGCGGGCCATGGCGAGCAGGTGCGCGTGTATGAAGCCAGTTCCGATCTGCAGGAAGCGCAGTGGATCATCGAAGAGGCGAAAAGCTTGATCGCCGATGGCGCTTCGCGCAGTGAAATCTCCATCTTGTACCGCTCGAATGCACAGTCGCGCGTGATCGAGCATGCGCTGTTCTCGGCCGCGATTCCGTATCACGTGTATGGCGGCCAGCGCTATTTCCAGCGCGCCGAGGTCAAGCACGCGATTGCCTATTTGCAATTGATGGACAATCCGCACAACGATTCGGCCTTCTTGCGCGTGGTCAATTTCCCCACGCGCGGCATCGGCATGCGCTCGATCGAGCAATTGCAGGCCGCGTCGGAACAGTACGGCATTTCGCTGTATGCATCCGTGCCGTACGTGGCGGGCAAGGCGGGTAGCGTGCTGGCCGGTTTCGTCAAGCTGATCGAGGGCGTGCGTTTCGAAACGCAGCAATTGTCCTTGCCGGAAATGGTCAGAGTGGTGCTGGAAGCGAGTACCTTGCTGCAACACTATCAAAATGAAAAAGAGGGCGCCGACCGCATCGAGAACTTGGAGCAGATGGTCAGCGCGGCCAGCCAGTTCATTTCCGAGGAAGGTTTCGGCCAGGGCGCACCGGCCCACCTGGGCCCTGCCGCCCAGGCGCAATCGGGCGCACCCGTCGTCAACCAGGATGGCATCGAAATTCTCGATGCCGACGCGCCGCTGCCGGCCGTGATGTCGCCGCTGTCCGCCTTCCTGTCGCACGCGTCGCTGGAAGCGGGCGACAACCAGGCGCAGGCGGGCCAGGATGCGCTGCAGATGATGACCGTGCACTCGGCCAAGGGCCTGGAATTCGACAATGTGTTCATTACCGGCCTGGAAGAGGGCCTGTTCCCGCACGAAAGCAGCTCGAAGGAAGACAACGGCGTGGAAGAGGAACGCCGGCTGATGTATGTGGCCATCACGCGCGCGCGCAAGCGGTTGTACATGAGCTTTTCGCAGACGCGCATGCTGCATGGCCAGACGCGCTACAACATGAAATCGCGCTTCTTCGACGAATTGCCGGAAGAATCCTTGAAATGGCTGTCGCCGAAGGTGCAGGCGAACTGGTTCGGCAACCGCAAGTCGGCCTGGGACGAGGCGCCCAAGGTGGCCAGCCTGGGTTCGGACAATGCGATTGCACAAAAGATCGCGCAAAAAGCCACGGGCGGCGGCTGGCGCATCGGCGAATCCGTGGCGCACGCCAAGTTCGGCGAAGGCGTGATCGTCAATATCGAAGGCGGCGGCGGCAATGCGCGCGCGCAAATCAACTTCGGCCAGCACGGCATGAAGGTGCTGGACCTGGGTATCGCCAAGCTGGAACGCCTGGGGCGGTAA
- the polA gene encoding DNA polymerase I — protein sequence MQNTLLLVDGSSYLYRAFHALPDLRSPDGYPTGAMHGMVNMLRRLRADYPAAYIACVFDAKGKTFRDDMYPEYKATRASMPDDLRLQIEPIHEAVRAMGWPILMVDGVEADDVIGTLAVQAAAAGMNVVVSTGDKDLAQLVNSQVTLINTMSNEKLDEAAVLVKFGVPPNRIIDYLSLIGDTVDNVPGVSKCGPKTAVKWLTLYDSLEGVMENAAKVGGAVGENLRTALPWLPQARALITVKTDCDLSGHMTTIADSLVAKHEDKEALLAFFQRYGFKALLRELGAVPPPMSPVGAPATAGAAAANTTGDMFADAAPAVEAVYETVLTDEQLDKWIALIDAAALTAVDTETTSLEPMTAQMVGISLSVAEHAACYIPLAHDYAGAPEQLTREHVLAKLRPWLEDANKPKLGQNLKYDSHIFANHGVTLRGIAHDTLLESYVFESHKKHDMDSLALRHLNYTTIPFEDVCGKGAKQITFNQVEVEQAAKYAAEDADVTLRLHNAMWGNVANDDKLTFIYEKIEMPTAVVLQKIERNGVLIDDELLNIQSAELAVKILELEKKAYELAEQPFNLGSPKQIGEIFFDKLKLPVVKKTPTGAPSTDEEVLQKLAEDYPLPKVLLEYRGMAKLKSTYTDKLPKMINVTTGRVHTNYAQAVAVTGRLASNDPNLQNIPIRSAEGRRIREAFIAPPGSHIVSADYSQIELRIMAHISGDEAMLRAFADGIDIHRATAAEIFGVPAAEVQSEQRRYAKVINFGLIYGMSAFGLAGNLGVDRTAAQSYIDRYFARFSGVKQYMEDTRQQAKARGYVETVFGRRLWLPEINSPNGPRRQGAERAAINAPMQGTAADLIKLAMIAVQGWLETDNLQTKMIMQVHDELVLEVPDAELELVKRKLPELMAGVAALKVPLTAEVGVGRNWDEAH from the coding sequence ATGCAAAACACCCTGCTGTTAGTCGACGGTTCCAGTTACCTTTATCGTGCCTTCCATGCGCTGCCCGACCTGCGCAGCCCGGATGGCTATCCCACGGGCGCCATGCACGGCATGGTCAACATGCTGCGCCGCCTGCGCGCCGATTACCCGGCCGCCTACATCGCCTGCGTGTTCGATGCCAAAGGTAAAACGTTCCGTGACGACATGTATCCCGAATACAAGGCCACGCGCGCCTCGATGCCGGACGACCTGCGCCTGCAGATCGAGCCGATCCACGAAGCCGTGCGCGCCATGGGCTGGCCGATCCTGATGGTCGACGGCGTGGAAGCGGACGACGTGATCGGCACGCTGGCCGTGCAGGCCGCTGCCGCCGGCATGAACGTGGTGGTGTCGACGGGCGACAAGGACCTGGCGCAGCTGGTCAACAGCCAGGTGACCCTGATCAATACCATGAGCAATGAAAAGCTCGACGAAGCGGCCGTGCTGGTCAAATTTGGCGTGCCGCCGAACCGCATCATCGATTATCTGTCGCTGATTGGCGATACCGTGGACAACGTGCCGGGCGTATCGAAATGCGGCCCGAAGACGGCCGTCAAATGGCTGACCTTGTACGACAGCCTGGAAGGCGTGATGGAAAACGCGGCCAAGGTGGGCGGCGCCGTGGGGGAAAACCTGCGCACGGCCTTGCCATGGCTGCCGCAGGCGCGCGCCTTGATCACCGTCAAGACCGATTGCGACTTGTCCGGACACATGACGACCATCGCCGACTCGCTGGTGGCGAAACACGAAGACAAGGAAGCGCTGCTGGCCTTCTTCCAGCGCTACGGCTTCAAGGCCCTGCTGCGCGAACTGGGCGCGGTGCCGCCGCCGATGTCGCCTGTTGGCGCACCGGCAACTGCCGGTGCCGCTGCTGCCAACACGACGGGCGACATGTTTGCCGATGCCGCGCCAGCAGTGGAAGCCGTGTATGAAACCGTGCTGACGGACGAGCAGCTGGACAAATGGATCGCCCTGATCGATGCGGCGGCTTTGACGGCCGTCGACACGGAAACCACCTCGCTGGAGCCGATGACGGCGCAAATGGTCGGCATTTCCCTCTCCGTGGCCGAGCACGCTGCCTGCTACATCCCGCTGGCCCACGACTACGCGGGCGCGCCCGAGCAATTAACGCGTGAACACGTGCTGGCGAAATTGCGCCCGTGGCTGGAAGATGCGAACAAGCCCAAGCTGGGCCAGAACCTCAAGTATGACAGCCACATCTTCGCCAATCACGGCGTGACGTTACGCGGCATCGCCCACGATACCCTGCTCGAATCGTATGTATTCGAGTCGCACAAGAAGCACGACATGGACAGCCTGGCCCTGCGCCACCTGAATTACACGACGATCCCGTTCGAGGACGTGTGCGGCAAGGGCGCCAAGCAGATCACGTTTAATCAAGTCGAGGTAGAGCAGGCGGCGAAATACGCGGCCGAGGATGCGGACGTCACCTTGCGCTTGCACAATGCCATGTGGGGTAACGTGGCGAACGATGACAAGCTGACCTTTATCTATGAAAAGATCGAGATGCCGACGGCTGTGGTCTTGCAAAAGATCGAGCGCAACGGCGTGCTGATCGACGACGAATTGCTCAACATCCAGTCGGCCGAGCTGGCCGTGAAGATTCTGGAGCTGGAAAAGAAGGCGTATGAACTGGCCGAGCAGCCGTTTAATTTAGGCTCGCCCAAGCAGATCGGCGAAATCTTCTTTGACAAGTTGAAACTGCCGGTGGTCAAGAAAACGCCGACGGGCGCGCCGTCGACGGATGAAGAAGTGCTGCAAAAGCTGGCCGAGGATTATCCATTGCCCAAAGTGCTGCTGGAATACCGCGGCATGGCCAAGCTGAAGTCGACGTACACGGATAAATTGCCGAAGATGATCAACGTCACCACGGGACGCGTGCATACGAACTATGCGCAAGCCGTGGCCGTGACGGGGCGTCTGGCATCGAACGACCCGAACTTGCAGAATATTCCCATCCGCAGCGCGGAAGGCCGGCGCATCCGCGAAGCGTTTATTGCGCCGCCCGGCAGCCACATCGTTTCGGCCGACTATTCGCAGATCGAATTGCGCATCATGGCGCATATCTCGGGCGACGAAGCCATGCTGCGCGCATTTGCCGACGGCATCGACATTCACCGCGCCACGGCCGCCGAGATCTTTGGCGTGCCGGCCGCGGAAGTACAAAGCGAGCAGCGCCGCTACGCCAAGGTCATCAACTTTGGTTTGATCTACGGCATGAGCGCGTTCGGCCTGGCCGGTAACCTGGGCGTGGACCGCACGGCCGCGCAAAGCTATATCGACCGCTACTTTGCCCGCTTCTCCGGCGTGAAACAGTATATGGAAGACACGCGCCAGCAAGCCAAGGCGCGCGGCTACGTGGAAACCGTGTTCGGCCGCCGTTTGTGGCTGCCGGAAATCAATTCGCCGAACGGCCCCCGCCGCCAAGGCGCGGAACGGGCGGCCATCAACGCGCCGATGCAGGGCACGGCCGCCGACCTGATCAAGCTGGCCATGATCGCCGTGCAAGGCTGGCTGGAAACGGACAACTTGCAAACGAAGATGATCATGCAGGTGCACGATGAACTGGTGCTGGAAGTGCCGGACGCCGAGCTCGAATTGGTCAAGCGCAAGCTGCCGGAACTGATGGCGGGCGTGGCCGCGCTGAAAGTGCCGCTGACGGCCGAGGTGGGCGTCGGCAGGAACTGGGACGAAGCGCATTGA
- a CDS encoding homoserine kinase: MAVFTALHLDDIGQWITQFPLGKPLALKGIASGIENSNFFLSTERGEYVLTIFENLSFEQLPFYLQLMRHLADRGVLVPAPIANADGELVTALQGKPAAIVSKLDGSSQMAPQAVHCAAVGAMLAKMHLAAQDFPLQQPNLRGLDWWNTTTPLVLHHLDDAKAHLLRAEIHFQDAFAACDTYKAIPRGPVHADLFRNNVMFDGEQLTGFFDFYFAGCDTWLFDVAVTVNDWCVDLATGVLDTVRVRALLDAYQAVRPFTHEEQTAWQPMLRAAALRFWLSRLYDYYQPREAEMLTPHDPTHFERILRERIATPAPELF, from the coding sequence ATGGCAGTTTTTACCGCGCTACACCTGGACGATATCGGCCAGTGGATCACGCAGTTTCCACTCGGCAAACCTCTGGCGCTCAAGGGCATCGCGTCCGGCATCGAAAACAGCAATTTCTTCCTGAGCACGGAGCGCGGCGAGTACGTGCTGACGATCTTTGAAAACCTCAGCTTCGAGCAATTGCCGTTTTATCTGCAACTGATGCGCCATTTGGCGGACCGGGGCGTACTGGTGCCGGCGCCGATCGCCAATGCGGACGGCGAACTGGTGACGGCCCTGCAAGGCAAGCCGGCCGCCATCGTCAGCAAACTCGACGGCAGCTCGCAGATGGCACCGCAAGCCGTGCATTGCGCGGCCGTGGGCGCCATGCTGGCAAAGATGCACCTGGCGGCGCAGGACTTCCCCCTGCAACAGCCGAATTTGCGGGGACTGGACTGGTGGAACACCACCACGCCCCTCGTCCTGCACCACCTCGACGATGCCAAGGCGCACTTGCTGCGCGCGGAAATCCATTTCCAGGACGCGTTTGCTGCCTGCGATACGTATAAAGCCATCCCGCGCGGTCCCGTGCATGCCGACTTGTTCCGCAACAACGTCATGTTTGACGGCGAACAACTGACGGGCTTTTTCGACTTTTACTTTGCCGGCTGCGACACCTGGCTGTTCGACGTGGCCGTCACCGTCAACGACTGGTGCGTGGACCTGGCCACGGGCGTGCTCGACACGGTGCGCGTGCGCGCCCTGCTCGACGCCTACCAGGCCGTGCGCCCGTTTACGCATGAGGAACAAACGGCTTGGCAACCGATGCTGCGCGCCGCCGCGCTGCGCTTCTGGCTGTCGCGCCTGTACGATTATTACCAGCCGCGCGAAGCGGAAATGCTGACCCCGCACGATCCCACGCATTTCGAACGCATTCTGCGCGAACGTATCGCCACACCTGCTCCGGAACTGTTTTAA
- a CDS encoding ZIP family metal transporter: MLATTIAGVLSITAAAIFSFAFLSKVVERMVSLSVGIMLSTSLLHALPEAFESQADPRSLFATLLAGLLAFFMLEKFAILRHSHHHEGDGHHHAHGHDKHEAGKAGWMILVGDGMHNFTDGILIAAAFLADPKLGLVTGLAIIAHEIPQEIGDFIVLLNAGFSRLRAYIFNLLCSLMAVAGGLLGYFTLDRASNLIPYVLVFASSGFIYIALSDLMPQMQRRATLRETIPQVLLIALGVCIVLFLTHKRHGG; the protein is encoded by the coding sequence TTGCTCGCGACCACGATCGCGGGCGTGTTGAGCATTACCGCGGCGGCGATCTTTTCGTTTGCATTCCTGTCCAAAGTGGTCGAGCGCATGGTCAGCTTGTCCGTCGGCATCATGTTGTCGACGTCCTTGCTGCACGCCTTGCCCGAAGCGTTCGAATCGCAGGCGGATCCGCGCAGCCTGTTCGCCACCCTGCTGGCCGGTTTGCTGGCCTTTTTCATGCTGGAAAAATTCGCCATCCTGCGCCATTCGCACCACCACGAAGGCGATGGCCACCACCATGCGCACGGCCACGACAAGCACGAGGCGGGCAAGGCCGGCTGGATGATTTTAGTGGGCGACGGCATGCACAACTTTACGGACGGCATCCTGATCGCCGCCGCCTTCCTGGCCGACCCGAAACTGGGCCTGGTGACGGGCCTGGCCATCATCGCGCATGAAATCCCGCAGGAAATCGGCGATTTTATTGTACTGCTCAATGCCGGTTTCTCGCGCCTGCGCGCCTACATCTTCAACCTGCTGTGCAGCCTGATGGCGGTGGCGGGCGGCCTCCTCGGCTATTTCACCCTGGACCGCGCCAGCAATTTGATTCCTTATGTGCTCGTGTTCGCCTCGTCCGGCTTCATCTATATTGCCTTGAGTGATCTGATGCCGCAGATGCAGCGTCGCGCCACCTTGCGCGAAACTATTCCGCAGGTGCTGTTGATCGCACTGGGCGTGTGCATCGTGCTGTTTTTGACGCATAAGCGCCACGGCGGTTGA
- a CDS encoding ABC-F family ATP-binding cassette domain-containing protein → MTTLISTQALQLDTHDGFLFNELAFTLRQGDRIGLIGHNGCGKSTLLGLLSGTREATAGTIHYARACRLQHVEQHLPAELAKLSLYDALLAPVLEQPELHWRVDSLLAELGFDQETAQVPVHSLSGGQHTRLLLGRALLQEPNVLLLDEPSNHLDLPSLLWLEQFLLAWRGAFILVSHDQRLLDNVATRSWILRDSRLYDFDLPCGPALAALAEADVAAAARHAAEQKEIDRLSASSARLALWGRTYDNEDLARKAKTMQRRIDKLKDVQSFVSDGAPWRLSLRGKALAADQLLALDGLDVRAVPASPVLFQVGQLWLKPGDRVALLGANGSGKSSLLRLCWQAIQAQEERSDLRYHKAANIGYYDQSLKQLADTADLSDALYPFAVQNEAARSQVARKQALIAAGFPYARHGQTVGTLSGGERARLLFLGLSLASYHLLLLDEPSNHLDMQGKAELGQALQGFAGGCLLVSHDRDLIETACNRYWVVADGGLEEWPDAAGAYARLSLEDGQAPPSPARMETAALALAHSDVDQQLERLCELEQLLAQDLARKPRHQKPASQQAWLAELERLNQVLGITS, encoded by the coding sequence ATGACTACCCTTATCTCTACCCAAGCTTTACAGCTGGATACCCACGACGGTTTCCTCTTCAACGAACTCGCCTTTACCTTGCGCCAGGGCGACCGCATCGGCCTGATCGGCCACAATGGCTGCGGCAAATCCACCTTGCTGGGATTGCTCAGCGGCACGCGGGAAGCCACTGCCGGCACCATCCACTATGCTCGTGCCTGCCGCTTGCAGCACGTGGAGCAGCACTTGCCGGCGGAACTTGCCAAGCTGAGCCTGTACGACGCCTTGCTGGCGCCCGTGCTGGAGCAGCCGGAACTGCATTGGCGGGTCGACAGCCTGCTGGCTGAACTGGGTTTTGACCAAGAAACGGCGCAAGTGCCCGTGCATTCCCTGTCCGGCGGCCAGCACACGCGGCTGCTGCTGGGGCGTGCCCTGCTGCAGGAGCCGAACGTGCTGCTGCTGGACGAACCGAGCAATCACCTGGACTTGCCATCGCTGCTGTGGTTGGAGCAATTCCTGCTGGCCTGGCGCGGCGCTTTCATCCTCGTCTCGCACGACCAGCGCCTGCTCGACAACGTGGCGACGCGCAGCTGGATCTTGCGCGATAGCCGCCTGTACGATTTCGACTTGCCGTGCGGCCCCGCGCTGGCGGCGCTGGCCGAAGCGGACGTAGCCGCTGCCGCCCGCCATGCGGCCGAGCAGAAGGAAATCGACCGCCTGTCGGCCAGCAGTGCCCGCCTGGCCCTGTGGGGCCGCACCTATGACAATGAAGACCTGGCACGCAAGGCCAAGACCATGCAGCGGCGCATCGACAAGCTGAAGGATGTGCAATCGTTCGTCAGCGACGGCGCGCCCTGGCGCTTGAGTCTGCGCGGCAAGGCGCTGGCGGCCGACCAGCTGCTGGCGCTCGACGGGTTGGATGTGCGCGCCGTGCCCGCGTCTCCCGTGCTGTTCCAGGTCGGCCAGCTGTGGCTGAAACCGGGCGACCGGGTCGCCTTGCTGGGCGCCAATGGCAGCGGCAAGTCGTCGCTGCTGCGCCTGTGCTGGCAAGCGATCCAGGCACAGGAGGAGCGCAGCGACTTGCGCTATCACAAGGCGGCGAACATCGGCTATTACGACCAGTCGCTCAAACAACTGGCCGATACGGCCGACCTGTCCGACGCCCTGTACCCGTTTGCCGTGCAAAACGAAGCTGCGCGCAGCCAGGTGGCGCGCAAGCAGGCGCTGATCGCGGCCGGTTTCCCGTATGCGCGCCATGGCCAGACGGTGGGAACGTTGAGCGGCGGTGAGCGGGCGCGGCTGCTGTTCCTGGGGCTGTCGCTGGCCAGCTACCACTTGCTGCTGCTGGACGAGCCCAGCAATCACCTGGACATGCAGGGCAAGGCGGAACTGGGGCAAGCGCTGCAGGGATTTGCGGGCGGCTGCCTGCTGGTGTCGCACGACCGCGACCTGATCGAGACGGCCTGCAACCGCTACTGGGTGGTGGCCGATGGCGGGCTGGAAGAGTGGCCGGATGCGGCCGGCGCGTATGCACGGCTGAGTCTTGAGGATGGGCAGGCTCCGCCGTCCCCGGCGCGAATGGAAACGGCTGCGCTGGCGCTAGCGCACAGTGACGTGGATCAACAGCTGGAACGCTTGTGCGAACTGGAGCAATTGCTGGCGCAAGACCTGGCGAGAAAACCGCGCCACCAGAAGCCGGCCAGCCAGCAGGCGTGGCTGGCGGAACTGGAGCGCTTGAATCAAGTGCTGGGGATAACGTCGTAG
- a CDS encoding BPSS1780 family membrane protein has protein sequence MEKLPASTGWQWVKQGFALFRKQPGGMSMLFLGYMFCMLAVSIVPVLGQMLPVILVPVFSVAFVQGCLNIDQGKRVLPSLLISGFRKPAFPSLFGLGVLYILMAIVAIGASTLVDDGLLWQLVTGQLTEEAARTAIPESRLGLGILLAIVLYVPAAMAFCFAAPLIYWKQTGLGKALFFSFFAVWRSLSAFIVFAATWFAISVVTSQLLAVIFGRTPLMMQLMMPLSMILTIIMHCSFYAAYRQIFGLPVDESKTVSLDKPND, from the coding sequence ATGGAAAAATTACCTGCAAGTACAGGTTGGCAATGGGTGAAACAAGGCTTCGCCCTGTTTCGCAAGCAACCTGGCGGCATGTCGATGCTGTTTCTCGGCTATATGTTCTGCATGCTGGCCGTCAGCATCGTGCCCGTGCTCGGCCAGATGCTGCCCGTCATCCTCGTGCCCGTGTTTTCCGTCGCCTTCGTGCAAGGCTGCCTGAACATCGACCAGGGCAAGCGCGTCTTGCCCAGCCTCTTGATCTCGGGCTTCCGCAAGCCCGCGTTTCCTTCCCTGTTCGGCCTGGGCGTGCTGTACATCCTGATGGCCATCGTGGCCATCGGCGCCTCGACTTTGGTGGACGACGGCTTGCTGTGGCAACTGGTCACCGGGCAATTGACGGAAGAGGCGGCGCGCACCGCCATCCCCGAATCGCGCCTGGGCCTCGGCATCCTGCTGGCCATCGTGCTGTACGTGCCGGCCGCCATGGCCTTCTGCTTTGCCGCACCGCTGATCTACTGGAAACAAACCGGGCTGGGCAAGGCGCTGTTCTTCAGCTTTTTCGCCGTCTGGCGTTCGCTGTCGGCCTTCATCGTCTTCGCCGCCACCTGGTTCGCCATCAGCGTCGTCACCAGCCAGTTGCTGGCCGTCATCTTTGGCCGCACGCCGCTGATGATGCAGCTGATGATGCCGCTGTCGATGATCTTGACCATCATCATGCATTGCTCGTTCTACGCCGCCTACCGCCAGATCTTCGGCTTACCCGTCGATGAAAGCAAGACGGTGTCGCTGGATAAGCCGAACGACTGA
- a CDS encoding dienelactone hydrolase family protein translates to MSDMITDCESLLGRSSLSGPDGRRGFLKVALGTGFAVAVLPVAAQNVIKTDSAGLVTGHMSVMVDGQAVPVYAAQPEGKTGLPVVLVISEIFGVHEHIADMARRFAKQGYLALAPDLFVRQGDPTKVASIPELMKGIIAKTPDAQVMADLDAVVAWAKQNGGDTSRLGITGFCWGGRITWLYAAHNPAVKAGVAWYGRLVGEPTALQPSNPIDIAATLKVPVLGLYGGKDTGISQESIGKMKDALAKGGNQSEFVVYTDAGHAFNADYRPSYVAADAKDGYARCLAWFKSHGVA, encoded by the coding sequence ATGAGCGACATGATCACCGATTGTGAAAGTTTGCTGGGCCGGAGCAGCTTGTCCGGGCCGGATGGCCGGCGTGGTTTCCTGAAGGTGGCGCTGGGCACTGGCTTTGCCGTGGCCGTCTTGCCCGTGGCGGCGCAAAACGTCATCAAGACGGATTCCGCCGGGCTCGTCACGGGCCACATGTCGGTGATGGTCGATGGCCAGGCCGTGCCCGTGTATGCGGCGCAGCCGGAGGGCAAGACGGGTTTGCCCGTGGTACTGGTCATTTCGGAAATCTTTGGTGTCCATGAACATATCGCCGACATGGCGCGCCGTTTTGCCAAGCAGGGTTATCTGGCGCTGGCGCCCGATTTGTTCGTGCGCCAGGGCGATCCCACCAAGGTGGCCAGCATCCCGGAGTTGATGAAAGGCATCATCGCCAAGACGCCGGACGCGCAAGTGATGGCGGACCTCGATGCGGTGGTGGCATGGGCGAAACAGAATGGCGGCGATACGAGCCGTTTGGGCATCACGGGCTTTTGCTGGGGCGGGCGCATCACCTGGCTGTACGCGGCGCACAATCCGGCCGTCAAGGCGGGCGTGGCCTGGTATGGCCGCCTCGTCGGCGAACCGACTGCCTTGCAGCCGAGCAATCCCATCGATATCGCCGCTACCTTGAAGGTTCCCGTACTGGGCTTGTATGGCGGCAAGGATACGGGCATCAGCCAGGAATCGATCGGCAAGATGAAGGATGCGCTGGCCAAGGGCGGCAACCAATCCGAGTTTGTCGTGTATACCGATGCGGGCCATGCCTTCAACGCCGATTACCGCCCCAGCTATGTGGCGGCCGATGCGAAAGACGGTTATGCGCGCTGCCTGGCCTGGTTCAAAAGCCACGGCGTGGCGTGA